One region of Esox lucius isolate fEsoLuc1 chromosome 17, fEsoLuc1.pri, whole genome shotgun sequence genomic DNA includes:
- the tns2b gene encoding tensin-2 isoform X2 → MGCVHSTHRRSAKRRSPEPQGPPKILLHNVEILQLAELGREAGSHVFAEKSFRDKPPCEVCGQSIYIPGSFCRECKTAVHTKCKAMLTSTCVPGLNLQGSTKSLSNKKRGSLIRSKSVERVMDRVMARHYDFDLTYITERIISVFFLPDLEEQRYRGNLQEVATMLKSKHQDKFLLLNLSEKRHDITRLNPKVEDFGWPDLHAPPLDKICAMCKAMETWLTSDPSNVVVLHCKGNKGKTGVIVAAYMHYSKISAGVDQALTTLAMRKFCEDKVSSSLQPSQNRYIYYFGGLLSGTIKMNSSPQFLHQVLIPCLPNFQPAGGGFYPFLKIYQSLQLVYTSGIYNPQGSRARKLCVTLEPALMLKGDIMVKCYHRCPHGSEREAVFRLQFHTCTIHGAQLWFGKGELDLAHTDDRFPPDATVEFIFSYSPDQLKGREYRKNDPSVTVDYNTSDPVVRWDSYENFNLHHQDSTEDISHTRGPLDGSLYAQVKKRRGPGTVRASGVSPNGCPPSSPAAQPPPQAQPSFSPHAGHSSAPCEYPEAPFARPLSHPDGEKEETDRPRQEAESVARERARVRQRERETAILGDGDCFPGGGLRREQRSCCVGPDSGQRCGEAAGWARAPCLVSGHCVERCSNPKSRTLPALPSQQPPHTRPLSPRLDLCHRHSAHPLPELPWEHSPPPSQCLLRPCCSYLTPEHAHPHAHTLPAANRLVCGGEEFQLYHYPGHVPHLSHQTMASNPYKKIYFRPTAPPPGSCQCRDCTCRREHQSASARAQPLCQDGPESPLWAREAGFRQGPRQSWEAEKIWEAEREAEFWQQRSGGGGMSPYRGCNSPLVQGQGHDPSAFLMDPKLSGYPSPQPVPESPRGSSGYHTPQPPQPSCPCSPQQRPSPTESHGSRGYISGHQSGSASPLPSGGPNPGAFPTKPPRNQQRADGHTGAAELVPNSWVMEDSSSQGSWGQAEVEGQPTCPTPSSDCDPGYTAITGIPVHSADGEKKPHAEELFDANAGASTQCPNDEPPVPSHGPQQTEPPACEPPASTPTPLDPNADPVNDSSRRESEVVSHEGINSATTAQSQGGEPSPKGPGETQSEQVTPGDSQPVEAMRGGVDVELKVVEDVTEELGNSETSSPAVPSPRPLYVPVQVQLNGNALPGGSHQSERGSGASRSPSAAPRSAPALPHLFLGTPQRHPSPQHSPLATDPAGRRLEAASAGDPKPPSPVSDGYNTPTFPLASHYYPLLNVPHVPYSGYTAITIPAAQPPLPEKRRLSSMPGSPSSSQSLLRASMGAVGPVGLPPQSSPLHVSFSPSAESGELPPPLRRGLTPPGPREDVVETGVVNAKFVQDSSKFWYKPGISRDQAIAVLKDREPGSFLIRDSNSFQGAYGLALKVASHPSNDANHPGCNVDPQEQLVRHFLIETGSRGVKIKGCQNESYFGSLSALVYQHSITPISLPCVLRIPEKDPVGELQELQSTSNTSTAAVLLQQGAACNVLYLNSVETESLTGPQAVSKATRCTLTQDPPPTATVVHFKVSTQGITLTDSQRRLFFRRHYPISSVTFSSLDPKDQRWTNSDNKSSKVFGFVARRTGSVSENVCHLFAEMDPDQPAVAIVNFINKVMLGPQQLRR, encoded by the exons ATGGGGTGCGTTCACAGTACCCATCGCCGCAGCGCAAAGAGACGCTCTCCAGAACCCCAGGGACCCCCGAAAATATTGCTTCACAATGTTGAAATCCTGCAGCTAGCTGAG CTTGGTCGAGAGGCTGGGTCCCATGTCTTCGCAGAGAAGAGCTTCAGGGATAAACCGCCCTGTGAAGTGTGTGGACAAAGCATTTACATCCCCGGGTCCTTCTGCAGGG AGTGCAAAACAGCTGTACACACGAAATGCAAAGCCATG CTGACATCCACCTGTGTCCCAGGCCTAAACCTG CAGGGCTCCACCAAATCCCTGTCCAATAAGAAAAGGGGCTCCCTTATCAG gAGCAAGAGTGTGGAGCGTGTGATGGACAGAGTAATGGCTAGGCACTATGACTTTGACCTCACCTACATCACAGAGAGGATCATTTCTGTCTTCTTCTTGCCTGACCTGGAAGAACAACGTTACCGCGGCAACCTACAGGAAGTGGCCACTATGCTCAAGTCCAAACACCAAGACAAGTTCCTG CTCCTAAACCTGTCCGAAAAGCGTCATGACATCACAAGACTCAACCCAAAG GTTGAAGACTTTGGTTGGCCCGACCTGCACGCCCCTCCACTGGACAAGATCTGTGCCATGTGTAAAGCCATGGAGACCtggctgacctctgaccctagCAACGTGGTCGTCCTGCACTGCAAG ggaAACAAAGGGAAAACTGGGGTAATTGTTGCTGCCTATATGCACTACAGCAAGATATCTGCGgg GGTGGACCAAGCCCTGACCACTCTGGCCATGAGGAAATTCTGTGAAGATAAAGTCTCCTCCTCACTACAACCCTCTCAGAACAG gtACATATACTATTTTGGGGGTCTGTTGTCAGGGACGATCAAGATGAACAGCAGCCCTCAGTTCCTTCACCAGGTCCTGATTCCCTGCTTGCCCAACTTCCAGCCCGCTGGAGGAG GTTTCTATCCTTTCCTGAAGATCTACCAGTCTTTACAGCTGGTCTACACCTCGGGCATATA CAACCCCCAGGGCTCCAGGGCCAGAAAGCTGTGTGTCACATTGGAGCCGGCGCTTATGCTGAAGGGAGACATCATG GTGAAATGCTATCACCGGTGCCCGCACGGCTCAGAGAGGGAGGCCGTGTTCAGGCTGCAGTTTCACACCTGTACGATCCATGGAGCCCAGCTGTGGTTCGGCAAGGGGGAGCTGGACCTGGCCCACACAG ATGACCGTTTCCCACCAGATGCTACGGTGGAGTTTATCTTCTCCTACAGCCCAGACCAACTGAAAG GGCGAGAGTACCGCAAGAATGACCCTTCTGTTACCGTGGACTACAACACATCAGATCCTGTCGTGCGCTGGGACTCCTACGAGAACTTCAACCTGCACCACCAGGACAGCACTGAGG ACATCTCCCACACACGGGGCCCCCTGGATGGGAGCCTGTATGCCCAGGTGAAGAAGCGCCGGGGGCCCGGCACTGTCAGGGCCTCTGGGGTCTCTCCCAATGGATGCCCCCCCAGCAGCCCCGCAGCCCAGCCACCTCCACAGGCCCAGCCCAGCTTCAGTCCGCACGCTGGACATTCCTCAGCTCCCTGTGAATACCCAGAGGCCCCTTTTGCCCGTCCCTTGTCCCACCCGGacggagagaaggaggagacgGACCGCCCCCGCCAGGAGGCGGAGAGTGTGGCGAGGGAAAGGGCacgggtgagacagagagagagggagaccgcCATTTTGGGCGACGGAGACTGTTTTCCGGGCGGGGGGTTGAGGCGGGAACAGCGCTCCTGTTGCGTTGGCCCTGACTCCGGCCAGAGGTGTGGTGAGGCGGCGGGCTGGGCGAGGGCGCCGTGCCTCGTGAGCGGACACTGTGTGGAACGTTGTAGCAACCCCAAGAGCAGAACGCTTCCTGCCTTACCCTCTCAGCAGCCGCCGCACACGCGCCCTCTCTCACCCCGCCTGGACTTGTGCCATCGCCATAGCGCCCACCCCCTGCCTGAGTTGCCGTGGGAACACAGCCCGCCCCCATCACAATGTCTCCTTCGCCCCTGCTGTTCGTACCTCACCCCTGAACACGCCCACCCACACGCCCACACTCTACCGGCCGCAAATAGGCTTGTCTGTGGTGGGGAGGAGTTTCAACTCTATCACTACCCTGGCCACGTCCCTCACCTCTCACATCAGACCATGGCCTCCAATCCATATAAGAAGATTTATTTCAGGCCAACTGCTCCTCCCCCTGGTAGCTGCCAATGTCGGGACTGCACCTGCAGGCGAGAGCACCAATCAGCTTCGGCCAGAGCCCAACCGCTGTGCCAGGACGGACCAGAGAGCCCACTCTGGGCCAGGGAGGCAGGGTTTAGGCAGGGGCCTCGACAGAGCTGGGAGGCAGAGAAGATATgggaggcggagagggaggcagagttCTGGCAACAGAGGTCAGGGGGAGGAGGGATGTCACCCTACAGAGGCTGTAATTCCCCTTTGGTTCAAGGTCAGGGTCATGAcccttctgcttttctgatggacCCTAAGCTCTCGGGGTACCCCAGCCCCCAACCCGTCCCGGAAAGCCCTCGTGGCAGCAGTGGGTACcacaccccccaacccccccagcCCTCCTGCCCCTGCTCGCCCCAGCAGAGGCCCTCGCCCACAGAGAGCCATGGAAGCCGCGGGTACATCTCAGGGCATCAGTCCGGCTCTGCCTCACCCCTGCCCTCTGGCGGCCCAAACCCAGGTGCCTTTCCCACAAAACCGCCCCGGAACCAGCAGCGGGCTGACGGACACACTG GTGCGGCCGAGTTGGTTCCCAACAGTTGGGTTATGGAGGACTCTTCCTCCCAGGGGTCCTGGGGGCAGGCAGAGGTCGAAGGACAGCCCACTTGCCCCACGCCTTCATCAGACTGTGATCCAGGCTACACAGCCATCACTGGCATCCCTGTACACAGTGCAGACGG TGAGAAGAAGCCACATGCGGAGGAGTTGTTTGATGCCAACGCCGGAGCTTCCACCCAATGTCCTAATGACGAGCCCCCGGTGCCGAGTCACGGGCCGCAGCAGACAGAGCCCCCAGCCTGTGAGCCCCCagcctccacccccacccctctgGACCCTAACGCTGACCCCGTTAACGACAGTAGCAGAAGGGAGAGCGAAGTGGTTTCGCATGAAGGCATAAACTCCGCGACGACAGCGCAAAGCCAAGGCGGTGAGCCCTCTCCTAAAGGGCCCGGGGAGACGCAGAGTGAACAAGTGACCCCCGGCGACTCACAGCCAGTAGAGGCCATGAGGGGAGGGGTGGATGTGGAACTGAAGGTGGTGGAGGATGTGACGGAGGAGCTGGGTAACAGTGAGACATCCAGTCCGGCCGTCCCGAGTCCAAGGCCTTTGTACGTTCCCGTCCAGGTGCAACTCAATGGAAATGCCCTGCCCGGCGGCTCCCACCAATCAGAGAGAGGCAGCGGTGCATCCCGGAGCCCTAGCGCCGCCCCCAGGTCAGCTCCCGCCTTGCCACACCTCTTCCTTGGCACGCCTCAGCGCCACCCATCCCCTCAGCACTCTCCACTGGCCACGGACCCGGCTGGGCGGAGACTGGAGGCCGCTAGTGCCGGAGACCCCAAACCCCCGTCCCCTGTCTCGGACGGGTACAACACGCCCACCTTTCCCCTGGCGTCACACTACTACCCCCTACTCAACGTCCCCCACGTCCCGTACTCTGGCTACACTGCGATCACGATCCCAGCCGCCCAGCCCCCGCTCCCTGAGAAGAGGCGTCTGTCCTCCATGCCGGGGTCCCCAAGCAGCTCTCAGTCTCTTCTCAGGGCCTCCATGGGTGCTGTGGGACCCGTGGGTCTCCCTCCCCAATCCAGCCCCCTCCACGTTAGCTTCTCCCCGTCGGCGGAGTCGGGAGAGCTCCCCCCTCCGCTCAGACGTGGACTGACGCCCCCTGGTCCCAGAGAGGACGTGGTGGAGACCGGCGTGGTCAATGCCAAGTTCGTCCAGGACAGCTCTAAGTTCTGGTACAAGCCCGGCATCTCCAGAGACCAGG CCATCGCCGTGCTCAAGGACAGGGAGCCGGGCTCCTTCCTGATCAGGGACAGTAACTCCTTCCAGGGGGCGTACGGTCTGGCTCTCAAGGTGGCCAGCCATCCTTCGAACGACGCCAACCACCCTGGATGTAACG TGGATCCCCAGGAGCAGCTGGTCAGGCACTTCCTCATAGAGACAGGCTCACGCGGGGTTAAGATAAAAGGTTGTCAGAACGAGTCCTATTTCG GAAGTTTGTCTGCCTTGGTGTaccagcactccatcactcccATCTCTCTGCCTTGTGTCCTGCGCATCCCGGAGAAAG ATCCGGTCGGAGAGCTGCAGGAACTGCAGAGTACCAGCAACACCAGCACTGCAGCAGTCCTCCTCCAGCAAGGCGCAG CTTGTAATGTTCTCTACCTAAACTCCGTGGAGACAGAGTCCCTTACGGGGCCTCAGGCTGTCTCCAAGGCGACCAGATGCACTTTAACCCAGGACCCTCCACCCACGGCCACAGTGGTCCACTTTAAAGTGTCCACACAGGGCATCACGCTGACCGACAGCCAAAGGAG ATTGTTCTTCCGGAGACACTACCCGATCAGCAGCGTGACGTTCAGCAGCTTAGACCCCAAGGATCAGAG GTGGACTAATTCAGATAACAAGTCAAGCAA GGTGTTTGGTTTCGTGGCCAGACGGACGGGCAGCGTGTCGGAGAACGTGTGCCACTTATTTGCAGAGATGGATCCAGATCAGCCGGCAGTAGCCATCGTCAacttcatcaacaaggtcatgCTGGGACCCCAGCAGCTACGCAGATGA
- the tns2b gene encoding tensin-2 isoform X3, producing the protein MGCVHSTHRRSAKRRSPEPQGPPKILLHNVEILQLAELGREAGSHVFAEKSFRDKPPCEVCGQSIYIPGSFCRECKTAVHTKCKAMLTSTCVPGLNLGSTKSLSNKKRGSLIRSKSVERVMDRVMARHYDFDLTYITERIISVFFLPDLEEQRYRGNLQEVATMLKSKHQDKFLLLNLSEKRHDITRLNPKVEDFGWPDLHAPPLDKICAMCKAMETWLTSDPSNVVVLHCKGNKGKTGVIVAAYMHYSKISAGVDQALTTLAMRKFCEDKVSSSLQPSQNRYIYYFGGLLSGTIKMNSSPQFLHQVLIPCLPNFQPAGGGFYPFLKIYQSLQLVYTSGIYNPQGSRARKLCVTLEPALMLKGDIMVKCYHRCPHGSEREAVFRLQFHTCTIHGAQLWFGKGELDLAHTDDRFPPDATVEFIFSYSPDQLKGREYRKNDPSVTVDYNTSDPVVRWDSYENFNLHHQDSTEDISHTRGPLDGSLYAQVKKRRGPGTVRASGVSPNGCPPSSPAAQPPPQAQPSFSPHAGHSSAPCEYPEAPFARPLSHPDGEKEETDRPRQEAESVARERARVRQRERETAILGDGDCFPGGGLRREQRSCCVGPDSGQRCGEAAGWARAPCLVSGHCVERCSNPKSRTLPALPSQQPPHTRPLSPRLDLCHRHSAHPLPELPWEHSPPPSQCLLRPCCSYLTPEHAHPHAHTLPAANRLVCGGEEFQLYHYPGHVPHLSHQTMASNPYKKIYFRPTAPPPGSCQCRDCTCRREHQSASARAQPLCQDGPESPLWAREAGFRQGPRQSWEAEKIWEAEREAEFWQQRSGGGGMSPYRGCNSPLVQGQGHDPSAFLMDPKLSGYPSPQPVPESPRGSSGYHTPQPPQPSCPCSPQQRPSPTESHGSRGYISGHQSGSASPLPSGGPNPGAFPTKPPRNQQRADGHTGAAELVPNSWVMEDSSSQGSWGQAEVEGQPTCPTPSSDCDPGYTAITGIPVHSADGSEKKPHAEELFDANAGASTQCPNDEPPVPSHGPQQTEPPACEPPASTPTPLDPNADPVNDSSRRESEVVSHEGINSATTAQSQGGEPSPKGPGETQSEQVTPGDSQPVEAMRGGVDVELKVVEDVTEELGNSETSSPAVPSPRPLYVPVQVQLNGNALPGGSHQSERGSGASRSPSAAPRSAPALPHLFLGTPQRHPSPQHSPLATDPAGRRLEAASAGDPKPPSPVSDGYNTPTFPLASHYYPLLNVPHVPYSGYTAITIPAAQPPLPEKRRLSSMPGSPSSSQSLLRASMGAVGPVGLPPQSSPLHVSFSPSAESGELPPPLRRGLTPPGPREDVVETGVVNAKFVQDSSKFWYKPGISRDQAIAVLKDREPGSFLIRDSNSFQGAYGLALKVASHPSNDANHPGCNVDPQEQLVRHFLIETGSRGVKIKGCQNESYFGSLSALVYQHSITPISLPCVLRIPEKDPVGELQELQSTSNTSTAAVLLQQGAACNVLYLNSVETESLTGPQAVSKATRCTLTQDPPPTATVVHFKVSTQGITLTDSQRRLFFRRHYPISSVTFSSLDPKDQRWTNSDNKSSKVFGFVARRTGSVSENVCHLFAEMDPDQPAVAIVNFINKVMLGPQQLRR; encoded by the exons ATGGGGTGCGTTCACAGTACCCATCGCCGCAGCGCAAAGAGACGCTCTCCAGAACCCCAGGGACCCCCGAAAATATTGCTTCACAATGTTGAAATCCTGCAGCTAGCTGAG CTTGGTCGAGAGGCTGGGTCCCATGTCTTCGCAGAGAAGAGCTTCAGGGATAAACCGCCCTGTGAAGTGTGTGGACAAAGCATTTACATCCCCGGGTCCTTCTGCAGGG AGTGCAAAACAGCTGTACACACGAAATGCAAAGCCATG CTGACATCCACCTGTGTCCCAGGCCTAAACCTG GGCTCCACCAAATCCCTGTCCAATAAGAAAAGGGGCTCCCTTATCAG gAGCAAGAGTGTGGAGCGTGTGATGGACAGAGTAATGGCTAGGCACTATGACTTTGACCTCACCTACATCACAGAGAGGATCATTTCTGTCTTCTTCTTGCCTGACCTGGAAGAACAACGTTACCGCGGCAACCTACAGGAAGTGGCCACTATGCTCAAGTCCAAACACCAAGACAAGTTCCTG CTCCTAAACCTGTCCGAAAAGCGTCATGACATCACAAGACTCAACCCAAAG GTTGAAGACTTTGGTTGGCCCGACCTGCACGCCCCTCCACTGGACAAGATCTGTGCCATGTGTAAAGCCATGGAGACCtggctgacctctgaccctagCAACGTGGTCGTCCTGCACTGCAAG ggaAACAAAGGGAAAACTGGGGTAATTGTTGCTGCCTATATGCACTACAGCAAGATATCTGCGgg GGTGGACCAAGCCCTGACCACTCTGGCCATGAGGAAATTCTGTGAAGATAAAGTCTCCTCCTCACTACAACCCTCTCAGAACAG gtACATATACTATTTTGGGGGTCTGTTGTCAGGGACGATCAAGATGAACAGCAGCCCTCAGTTCCTTCACCAGGTCCTGATTCCCTGCTTGCCCAACTTCCAGCCCGCTGGAGGAG GTTTCTATCCTTTCCTGAAGATCTACCAGTCTTTACAGCTGGTCTACACCTCGGGCATATA CAACCCCCAGGGCTCCAGGGCCAGAAAGCTGTGTGTCACATTGGAGCCGGCGCTTATGCTGAAGGGAGACATCATG GTGAAATGCTATCACCGGTGCCCGCACGGCTCAGAGAGGGAGGCCGTGTTCAGGCTGCAGTTTCACACCTGTACGATCCATGGAGCCCAGCTGTGGTTCGGCAAGGGGGAGCTGGACCTGGCCCACACAG ATGACCGTTTCCCACCAGATGCTACGGTGGAGTTTATCTTCTCCTACAGCCCAGACCAACTGAAAG GGCGAGAGTACCGCAAGAATGACCCTTCTGTTACCGTGGACTACAACACATCAGATCCTGTCGTGCGCTGGGACTCCTACGAGAACTTCAACCTGCACCACCAGGACAGCACTGAGG ACATCTCCCACACACGGGGCCCCCTGGATGGGAGCCTGTATGCCCAGGTGAAGAAGCGCCGGGGGCCCGGCACTGTCAGGGCCTCTGGGGTCTCTCCCAATGGATGCCCCCCCAGCAGCCCCGCAGCCCAGCCACCTCCACAGGCCCAGCCCAGCTTCAGTCCGCACGCTGGACATTCCTCAGCTCCCTGTGAATACCCAGAGGCCCCTTTTGCCCGTCCCTTGTCCCACCCGGacggagagaaggaggagacgGACCGCCCCCGCCAGGAGGCGGAGAGTGTGGCGAGGGAAAGGGCacgggtgagacagagagagagggagaccgcCATTTTGGGCGACGGAGACTGTTTTCCGGGCGGGGGGTTGAGGCGGGAACAGCGCTCCTGTTGCGTTGGCCCTGACTCCGGCCAGAGGTGTGGTGAGGCGGCGGGCTGGGCGAGGGCGCCGTGCCTCGTGAGCGGACACTGTGTGGAACGTTGTAGCAACCCCAAGAGCAGAACGCTTCCTGCCTTACCCTCTCAGCAGCCGCCGCACACGCGCCCTCTCTCACCCCGCCTGGACTTGTGCCATCGCCATAGCGCCCACCCCCTGCCTGAGTTGCCGTGGGAACACAGCCCGCCCCCATCACAATGTCTCCTTCGCCCCTGCTGTTCGTACCTCACCCCTGAACACGCCCACCCACACGCCCACACTCTACCGGCCGCAAATAGGCTTGTCTGTGGTGGGGAGGAGTTTCAACTCTATCACTACCCTGGCCACGTCCCTCACCTCTCACATCAGACCATGGCCTCCAATCCATATAAGAAGATTTATTTCAGGCCAACTGCTCCTCCCCCTGGTAGCTGCCAATGTCGGGACTGCACCTGCAGGCGAGAGCACCAATCAGCTTCGGCCAGAGCCCAACCGCTGTGCCAGGACGGACCAGAGAGCCCACTCTGGGCCAGGGAGGCAGGGTTTAGGCAGGGGCCTCGACAGAGCTGGGAGGCAGAGAAGATATgggaggcggagagggaggcagagttCTGGCAACAGAGGTCAGGGGGAGGAGGGATGTCACCCTACAGAGGCTGTAATTCCCCTTTGGTTCAAGGTCAGGGTCATGAcccttctgcttttctgatggacCCTAAGCTCTCGGGGTACCCCAGCCCCCAACCCGTCCCGGAAAGCCCTCGTGGCAGCAGTGGGTACcacaccccccaacccccccagcCCTCCTGCCCCTGCTCGCCCCAGCAGAGGCCCTCGCCCACAGAGAGCCATGGAAGCCGCGGGTACATCTCAGGGCATCAGTCCGGCTCTGCCTCACCCCTGCCCTCTGGCGGCCCAAACCCAGGTGCCTTTCCCACAAAACCGCCCCGGAACCAGCAGCGGGCTGACGGACACACTG GTGCGGCCGAGTTGGTTCCCAACAGTTGGGTTATGGAGGACTCTTCCTCCCAGGGGTCCTGGGGGCAGGCAGAGGTCGAAGGACAGCCCACTTGCCCCACGCCTTCATCAGACTGTGATCCAGGCTACACAGCCATCACTGGCATCCCTGTACACAGTGCAGACGG TAGTGAGAAGAAGCCACATGCGGAGGAGTTGTTTGATGCCAACGCCGGAGCTTCCACCCAATGTCCTAATGACGAGCCCCCGGTGCCGAGTCACGGGCCGCAGCAGACAGAGCCCCCAGCCTGTGAGCCCCCagcctccacccccacccctctgGACCCTAACGCTGACCCCGTTAACGACAGTAGCAGAAGGGAGAGCGAAGTGGTTTCGCATGAAGGCATAAACTCCGCGACGACAGCGCAAAGCCAAGGCGGTGAGCCCTCTCCTAAAGGGCCCGGGGAGACGCAGAGTGAACAAGTGACCCCCGGCGACTCACAGCCAGTAGAGGCCATGAGGGGAGGGGTGGATGTGGAACTGAAGGTGGTGGAGGATGTGACGGAGGAGCTGGGTAACAGTGAGACATCCAGTCCGGCCGTCCCGAGTCCAAGGCCTTTGTACGTTCCCGTCCAGGTGCAACTCAATGGAAATGCCCTGCCCGGCGGCTCCCACCAATCAGAGAGAGGCAGCGGTGCATCCCGGAGCCCTAGCGCCGCCCCCAGGTCAGCTCCCGCCTTGCCACACCTCTTCCTTGGCACGCCTCAGCGCCACCCATCCCCTCAGCACTCTCCACTGGCCACGGACCCGGCTGGGCGGAGACTGGAGGCCGCTAGTGCCGGAGACCCCAAACCCCCGTCCCCTGTCTCGGACGGGTACAACACGCCCACCTTTCCCCTGGCGTCACACTACTACCCCCTACTCAACGTCCCCCACGTCCCGTACTCTGGCTACACTGCGATCACGATCCCAGCCGCCCAGCCCCCGCTCCCTGAGAAGAGGCGTCTGTCCTCCATGCCGGGGTCCCCAAGCAGCTCTCAGTCTCTTCTCAGGGCCTCCATGGGTGCTGTGGGACCCGTGGGTCTCCCTCCCCAATCCAGCCCCCTCCACGTTAGCTTCTCCCCGTCGGCGGAGTCGGGAGAGCTCCCCCCTCCGCTCAGACGTGGACTGACGCCCCCTGGTCCCAGAGAGGACGTGGTGGAGACCGGCGTGGTCAATGCCAAGTTCGTCCAGGACAGCTCTAAGTTCTGGTACAAGCCCGGCATCTCCAGAGACCAGG CCATCGCCGTGCTCAAGGACAGGGAGCCGGGCTCCTTCCTGATCAGGGACAGTAACTCCTTCCAGGGGGCGTACGGTCTGGCTCTCAAGGTGGCCAGCCATCCTTCGAACGACGCCAACCACCCTGGATGTAACG TGGATCCCCAGGAGCAGCTGGTCAGGCACTTCCTCATAGAGACAGGCTCACGCGGGGTTAAGATAAAAGGTTGTCAGAACGAGTCCTATTTCG GAAGTTTGTCTGCCTTGGTGTaccagcactccatcactcccATCTCTCTGCCTTGTGTCCTGCGCATCCCGGAGAAAG ATCCGGTCGGAGAGCTGCAGGAACTGCAGAGTACCAGCAACACCAGCACTGCAGCAGTCCTCCTCCAGCAAGGCGCAG CTTGTAATGTTCTCTACCTAAACTCCGTGGAGACAGAGTCCCTTACGGGGCCTCAGGCTGTCTCCAAGGCGACCAGATGCACTTTAACCCAGGACCCTCCACCCACGGCCACAGTGGTCCACTTTAAAGTGTCCACACAGGGCATCACGCTGACCGACAGCCAAAGGAG ATTGTTCTTCCGGAGACACTACCCGATCAGCAGCGTGACGTTCAGCAGCTTAGACCCCAAGGATCAGAG GTGGACTAATTCAGATAACAAGTCAAGCAA GGTGTTTGGTTTCGTGGCCAGACGGACGGGCAGCGTGTCGGAGAACGTGTGCCACTTATTTGCAGAGATGGATCCAGATCAGCCGGCAGTAGCCATCGTCAacttcatcaacaaggtcatgCTGGGACCCCAGCAGCTACGCAGATGA